In Phragmites australis chromosome 24, lpPhrAust1.1, whole genome shotgun sequence, the following are encoded in one genomic region:
- the LOC133907050 gene encoding F-box/LRR-repeat protein 15-like isoform X4 codes for MAEGRRMKGVEGGAGGGDGEQRDEDTREELELALSLGRRGWHLPPRQEPAPRSLNWTVAFSEWNPDAAGSSRSAESVLGPQPVPSVRLGGMLERVILEGPHAGGSAEAGWEDADEEDGDRDLLNKRLIVRSFGEDSPQHSGANASSFGSESPFLPVSREHELEFGLSLFPKDDGNESSRDAKNERVNHAEKSGGRNSEDVGIRMDLSDDLLHLIFSFLCQKDLCRAGVACKQWRSASMHEDFWRCLKFENTRISLQNFVDICHRYQNVTDLNLSGIINAEALVLEAIMFLRHLKTLTMGKGQLGEAFFQALAECPLLTTLAVSDASLGSGIQEVTVNHDGLRKLHILKCRALRISVRCSQLQILSLKRTGMAHVSLNCPQLLELDFQSCHKLSDNAIRQAATACPLLAKLDMSSCSCVTDETLREIASSCPNLSVLDASNCPNISFESVRLPTLIDLKLLSCEGITSASMAAISCSRLLEALKLDNCSLLTSLSLDLPHLRNISLVHLRKFADLNLRSPVLSYIKVSRCSALHRASITSSALQKLVLQKQESLSSLSLQCHNLIDVDLSDCESLTNAICEVFSDGGGCPMLRSLILDNCESLSMVELNSSSLVGLSLAGCCSMTFLRLLCPNLQNVNLDGCDHLESASLCPVGLETLNLGICPKLNVLHIESPNMSILELKGCGVLSQASINCPSLTSLDASFCRQLVDDSLTCTAEACPLIEHLILSSCLSVGIDGLSSLHCLHKLTLLDLSYTFLINLKPVFDSCPQLKILKLSACKYLSDSSLDALYREGALPMLVELDLSYSSIGQTAIEGLLACCTNLVNVNLNGCTNLQELVCGSDDCSPVDIPVDLCPPDSAPVKSEEISERSGCLLEVLNCTGCPNIKKVVIPSMANYLHLSKINLNLSTNLKEVDLTCSNLYTLNLSNCSSLEVLKLDCPRLTNLQLLACTMLQEEELESAISLCSTLEILNVHSCPKINALDFGRLHAVCPHPEQSHRII; via the exons ATGGCGGAGGGGAGGCGGATGAAGGGCGTGGAGGGTGGCGCCGGCGGGGGTGACGGGGAGCAGAGGGATGAAGACACGCGGGAGGAGCTGGAGCTCGCGCTGTCTTTGGGGCGGCGGGGCTGGCACCTGCCGCCGCGGCAGGAGCCCGCGCCCCGCTCTCTGAACTGGACGGTGGCATTTTCGGAGTGGAATCCTGATGCCGCCGGGAGCTCGCGTTCCGCGGAGAGTGTTCTGGGCCCGCAACCCGTTCCATCGGTCCGGCTAGGTGGCATGCTGGAGCGCGTCATCCTAGAGGGCCCCCATGCAGGTGGCAGTGCAGAGGCTGGGTGGGAGGACGCGGACGAAGAGGATGGAGACAGAGACCTGCTGAATAAGCGGCTTATAGTACGCAGCTTTGGCGA GGATAGCCCACAACATTCTGGTGCCAATGCTAGCTCTTTTGGCTCCGAATCACCATTTTTGCCCGTTTCTCGTGAG CATGAATTGGAATTTGGCCTGTCACTTTTCCCAAAGGATGATGGTAATGAGAGTTCAAGGGATGCGAAGAATGAGAGAGTTAATCACGCAGAAAAATCAGGTGGAAGAAATTCTGAAGATGTTGGAATAAGAATGGATCTCTCTGATGATCTCCTGCACCTG attttctcttttttgtgtCAGAAGGATTTATGCAGAGCAGGTGTTGCCTGCAAACAGTGGCGATCTGCTAGTATGCATGAGGATTTTTGGAGGTGTTTGAAGTTTGAGAACACCAGGATATCTCTGCAGAACT TTGTTGATATTTGCCATCGTTACCAGAATGTTACAGACCTCAATTTGTCTGGTATCATAAATGCAGAGGCACTAGTGTTGGAAGCAATAATGTTCTTAAG GCATCTGAAGACGCTAACAATGGGCAAAGGACAACTGGGAGAAGCGTTTTTTCAAGCTTTGGCTGAGTGCCCATTATTGACTACTTTAGCAGTCAGTGATGCATCTCTTGGGAGTGGCATTCAAGAAGTAACTGTTAATCATGATGGATTGCGCAAACTTCACATTTTGAAGTGCCGTGCACTCAGAATATCTGTCAG ATGTTCCCAACTTCAAATACTGTCTTTGAAGCGAACTGGCATGGCTCATGTGTCGCTCAACTGTCCTCAGTTGCTTGAATTGGACTTCCAGTCCTGCCATAAGCTTTCTGACAATGCAATCCGTCAAGCTGCTACGGCTTGTCCACTGTTGGCGAAACTAGATATGTCATCTTGCTCTTGTGTTACTGATGAGACACTGCGTGAAATAGCTAGTTCATGTCCAAATCTTTCTGTTCTTGATGCATCCAACTGCCCTAACATTTCATTTGAG TCGGTGAGGCTTCCAACGTTGATAGACTTGAAACTACTAAGTTGCGAAGGAATCACATCTGCTTCCATGGCCGCAATATCTTGCAGTCGTCTGCTTGAG GCGTTAAAACTCGATAATTGCAGTCTGTTGACATCATTGTCTTTGGATTTGCCACATCTTAGGAATATAAGTCTTGTACACTTACGCAA GTTTGCTGATTTGAATTTGCGAAGCCCTGTTCTTTCTTacatcaaagtttccagatGTTCGGCGCTTCATCGTGCTAGCATAACATCAAGTGCTCTTCAG AAATTGGTGCTTCAAAAACAAGAGAGCCTATCTAGCTTGTCATTGCAATGTCACAACTTGATTGATGTGGATCTTAGTGACTGTGAGTCATTAACAAATGCAATTTGCGAAGTTTTCAGTGATGGAGGTGGCTGCCCTATGCTCAGATCATTGATTCTTGACAATTGTGAG AGTTTGAGCATGGTGGAACTAAATAGTAGTTCTTTGGTTGGTCTCTCTCTTGCTGGTTGCTGTTCGATGACATTCCTGAGACTCTTGTGCCCAAATCTGCAAAATGTGAATCTTGATGGCTGTGATCATCTTGAGAGTGCGTCATTGTGTCCG GTTGGCCTTGAAACCCTAAATCTTGGAATTTGTCCAAAATTGAATGTTCTACACATCGAGTCCCCAAATATGTCTATATTGGAGCTGAAGGGTTGTGGTGTGCTTTCCCAGGCTTCCATCAATTGCCCTAGCTTGACATCTTTAGATGCTTCTTTCTGCAG ACAGCTTGTGGATGATTCACTGACTTGTACGGCAGAGGCATGCCCTCTTATCGAGCATCTCATCCTGTCCTCGTGTCTCTCTGTTGGCATTGATGGATTGTCTTCCTTGCATTGCCTTCATAAATTGACCTTGCTTGACCTGTCGTACACATTTTTGATCAATTTGAAGCCTGTTTTTGACAGTTGTCCACAGTTAAAG ATCTTAAAACTTTCAGCCTGCAAGTATCTGAGTGACTCATCATTAGATGCCCTCTACAGAGAGGGTGCTCTTCCGATGCTTGTTGAGCTAGATCTGTCCTACTCATCCATCGGACAGACTGCAATAGAAGGTCTTCTTGCATGCTGTACAAATTTGGTTAATGTGAACTTAAACGGATGTACAAACTTGCAAGAATTAGTGTGTGGATCAGATGATTGCAGTCCTGTTGATATACCAGTTGACCTTTGCCCTCCTGATTCTGCACCAGTCAAGAGTGAAGAGATCAGTGAGCGATCTGGTTGTCTGCTTGAAGTTCTCAACTGTACTGGATGTCCAAATATTAAGAAAGTTGTTATTCCTTCAATGGCAAACTATCTACATTTGTCCAAAATCAATCTTAATCTGTCAACAAACTTGAAGGAAGTGGATTTAACATGCTCCAATCTGTACACATTAAACTTGAG CAACTGTAGCTCACTGGAGGTTCTGAAGCTTGATTGCCCAAGATTAACCAACCTCCAGCTTCTG GCATGCACCATGTTGCAAGAGGAGGAGCTAGAATCTGCAATATCCCTCTGTAGCACGTTGGAGATCCTCAATGTACACTCTTGCCCAAAG ATCAATGCGCTGGATTTTGGCAGGCTCCATGCGGTTTGTCCGCATCCAGAGCAGTCTCATCGCATAATCTGA
- the LOC133907050 gene encoding F-box/LRR-repeat protein 15-like isoform X1, translated as MAEGRRMKGVEGGAGGGDGEQRDEDTREELELALSLGRRGWHLPPRQEPAPRSLNWTVAFSEWNPDAAGSSRSAESVLGPQPVPSVRLGGMLERVILEGPHAGGSAEAGWEDADEEDGDRDLLNKRLIVRSFGEDSPQHSGANASSFGSESPFLPVSRERVHFNLSRCPEHELEFGLSLFPKDDGNESSRDAKNERVNHAEKSGGRNSEDVGIRMDLSDDLLHLIFSFLCQKDLCRAGVACKQWRSASMHEDFWRCLKFENTRISLQNFVDICHRYQNVTDLNLSGIINAEALVLEAIMFLRHLKTLTMGKGQLGEAFFQALAECPLLTTLAVSDASLGSGIQEVTVNHDGLRKLHILKCRALRISVRCSQLQILSLKRTGMAHVSLNCPQLLELDFQSCHKLSDNAIRQAATACPLLAKLDMSSCSCVTDETLREIASSCPNLSVLDASNCPNISFESVRLPTLIDLKLLSCEGITSASMAAISCSRLLEALKLDNCSLLTSLSLDLPHLRNISLVHLRKFADLNLRSPVLSYIKVSRCSALHRASITSSALQKLVLQKQESLSSLSLQCHNLIDVDLSDCESLTNAICEVFSDGGGCPMLRSLILDNCESLSMVELNSSSLVGLSLAGCCSMTFLRLLCPNLQNVNLDGCDHLESASLCPVGLETLNLGICPKLNVLHIESPNMSILELKGCGVLSQASINCPSLTSLDASFCRQLVDDSLTCTAEACPLIEHLILSSCLSVGIDGLSSLHCLHKLTLLDLSYTFLINLKPVFDSCPQLKILKLSACKYLSDSSLDALYREGALPMLVELDLSYSSIGQTAIEGLLACCTNLVNVNLNGCTNLQELVCGSDDCSPVDIPVDLCPPDSAPVKSEEISERSGCLLEVLNCTGCPNIKKVVIPSMANYLHLSKINLNLSTNLKEVDLTCSNLYTLNLSNCSSLEVLKLDCPRLTNLQLLACTMLQEEELESAISLCSTLEILNVHSCPKINALDFGRLHAVCPHPEQSHRII; from the exons ATGGCGGAGGGGAGGCGGATGAAGGGCGTGGAGGGTGGCGCCGGCGGGGGTGACGGGGAGCAGAGGGATGAAGACACGCGGGAGGAGCTGGAGCTCGCGCTGTCTTTGGGGCGGCGGGGCTGGCACCTGCCGCCGCGGCAGGAGCCCGCGCCCCGCTCTCTGAACTGGACGGTGGCATTTTCGGAGTGGAATCCTGATGCCGCCGGGAGCTCGCGTTCCGCGGAGAGTGTTCTGGGCCCGCAACCCGTTCCATCGGTCCGGCTAGGTGGCATGCTGGAGCGCGTCATCCTAGAGGGCCCCCATGCAGGTGGCAGTGCAGAGGCTGGGTGGGAGGACGCGGACGAAGAGGATGGAGACAGAGACCTGCTGAATAAGCGGCTTATAGTACGCAGCTTTGGCGA GGATAGCCCACAACATTCTGGTGCCAATGCTAGCTCTTTTGGCTCCGAATCACCATTTTTGCCCGTTTCTCGTGAGCGTGTTCATTTCAATCTGTCACGTTGCCCAGAACATGAATTGGAATTTGGCCTGTCACTTTTCCCAAAGGATGATGGTAATGAGAGTTCAAGGGATGCGAAGAATGAGAGAGTTAATCACGCAGAAAAATCAGGTGGAAGAAATTCTGAAGATGTTGGAATAAGAATGGATCTCTCTGATGATCTCCTGCACCTG attttctcttttttgtgtCAGAAGGATTTATGCAGAGCAGGTGTTGCCTGCAAACAGTGGCGATCTGCTAGTATGCATGAGGATTTTTGGAGGTGTTTGAAGTTTGAGAACACCAGGATATCTCTGCAGAACT TTGTTGATATTTGCCATCGTTACCAGAATGTTACAGACCTCAATTTGTCTGGTATCATAAATGCAGAGGCACTAGTGTTGGAAGCAATAATGTTCTTAAG GCATCTGAAGACGCTAACAATGGGCAAAGGACAACTGGGAGAAGCGTTTTTTCAAGCTTTGGCTGAGTGCCCATTATTGACTACTTTAGCAGTCAGTGATGCATCTCTTGGGAGTGGCATTCAAGAAGTAACTGTTAATCATGATGGATTGCGCAAACTTCACATTTTGAAGTGCCGTGCACTCAGAATATCTGTCAG ATGTTCCCAACTTCAAATACTGTCTTTGAAGCGAACTGGCATGGCTCATGTGTCGCTCAACTGTCCTCAGTTGCTTGAATTGGACTTCCAGTCCTGCCATAAGCTTTCTGACAATGCAATCCGTCAAGCTGCTACGGCTTGTCCACTGTTGGCGAAACTAGATATGTCATCTTGCTCTTGTGTTACTGATGAGACACTGCGTGAAATAGCTAGTTCATGTCCAAATCTTTCTGTTCTTGATGCATCCAACTGCCCTAACATTTCATTTGAG TCGGTGAGGCTTCCAACGTTGATAGACTTGAAACTACTAAGTTGCGAAGGAATCACATCTGCTTCCATGGCCGCAATATCTTGCAGTCGTCTGCTTGAG GCGTTAAAACTCGATAATTGCAGTCTGTTGACATCATTGTCTTTGGATTTGCCACATCTTAGGAATATAAGTCTTGTACACTTACGCAA GTTTGCTGATTTGAATTTGCGAAGCCCTGTTCTTTCTTacatcaaagtttccagatGTTCGGCGCTTCATCGTGCTAGCATAACATCAAGTGCTCTTCAG AAATTGGTGCTTCAAAAACAAGAGAGCCTATCTAGCTTGTCATTGCAATGTCACAACTTGATTGATGTGGATCTTAGTGACTGTGAGTCATTAACAAATGCAATTTGCGAAGTTTTCAGTGATGGAGGTGGCTGCCCTATGCTCAGATCATTGATTCTTGACAATTGTGAG AGTTTGAGCATGGTGGAACTAAATAGTAGTTCTTTGGTTGGTCTCTCTCTTGCTGGTTGCTGTTCGATGACATTCCTGAGACTCTTGTGCCCAAATCTGCAAAATGTGAATCTTGATGGCTGTGATCATCTTGAGAGTGCGTCATTGTGTCCG GTTGGCCTTGAAACCCTAAATCTTGGAATTTGTCCAAAATTGAATGTTCTACACATCGAGTCCCCAAATATGTCTATATTGGAGCTGAAGGGTTGTGGTGTGCTTTCCCAGGCTTCCATCAATTGCCCTAGCTTGACATCTTTAGATGCTTCTTTCTGCAG ACAGCTTGTGGATGATTCACTGACTTGTACGGCAGAGGCATGCCCTCTTATCGAGCATCTCATCCTGTCCTCGTGTCTCTCTGTTGGCATTGATGGATTGTCTTCCTTGCATTGCCTTCATAAATTGACCTTGCTTGACCTGTCGTACACATTTTTGATCAATTTGAAGCCTGTTTTTGACAGTTGTCCACAGTTAAAG ATCTTAAAACTTTCAGCCTGCAAGTATCTGAGTGACTCATCATTAGATGCCCTCTACAGAGAGGGTGCTCTTCCGATGCTTGTTGAGCTAGATCTGTCCTACTCATCCATCGGACAGACTGCAATAGAAGGTCTTCTTGCATGCTGTACAAATTTGGTTAATGTGAACTTAAACGGATGTACAAACTTGCAAGAATTAGTGTGTGGATCAGATGATTGCAGTCCTGTTGATATACCAGTTGACCTTTGCCCTCCTGATTCTGCACCAGTCAAGAGTGAAGAGATCAGTGAGCGATCTGGTTGTCTGCTTGAAGTTCTCAACTGTACTGGATGTCCAAATATTAAGAAAGTTGTTATTCCTTCAATGGCAAACTATCTACATTTGTCCAAAATCAATCTTAATCTGTCAACAAACTTGAAGGAAGTGGATTTAACATGCTCCAATCTGTACACATTAAACTTGAG CAACTGTAGCTCACTGGAGGTTCTGAAGCTTGATTGCCCAAGATTAACCAACCTCCAGCTTCTG GCATGCACCATGTTGCAAGAGGAGGAGCTAGAATCTGCAATATCCCTCTGTAGCACGTTGGAGATCCTCAATGTACACTCTTGCCCAAAG ATCAATGCGCTGGATTTTGGCAGGCTCCATGCGGTTTGTCCGCATCCAGAGCAGTCTCATCGCATAATCTGA
- the LOC133907050 gene encoding F-box/LRR-repeat protein 15-like isoform X6, which translates to MAEGRRMKGVEGGAGGGDGEQRDEDTREELELALSLGRRGWHLPPRQEPAPRSLNWTVAFSEWNPDAAGSSRSAESVLGPQPVPSVRLGGMLERVILEGPHAGGSAEAGWEDADEEDGDRDLLNKRLIVRSFGEDSPQHSGANASSFGSESPFLPVSRERVHFNLSRCPEHELEFGLSLFPKDDGNESSRDAKNERVNHAEKSGGRNSEDVGIRMDLSDDLLHLIFSFLCQKDLCRAGVACKQWRSASMHEDFWRCLKFENTRISLQNFVDICHRYQNVTDLNLSGIINAEALVLEAIMFLRHLKTLTMGKGQLGEAFFQALAECPLLTTLAVSDASLGSGIQEVTVNHDGLRKLHILKCRALRISVRCSQLQILSLKRTGMAHVSLNCPQLLELDFQSCHKLSDNAIRQAATACPLLAKLDMSSCSCVTDETLREIASSCPNLSVLDASNCPNISFESVRLPTLIDLKLLSCEGITSASMAAISCSRLLEALKLDNCSLLTSLSFSDGGGCPMLRSLILDNCESLSMVELNSSSLVGLSLAGCCSMTFLRLLCPNLQNVNLDGCDHLESASLCPVGLETLNLGICPKLNVLHIESPNMSILELKGCGVLSQASINCPSLTSLDASFCRQLVDDSLTCTAEACPLIEHLILSSCLSVGIDGLSSLHCLHKLTLLDLSYTFLINLKPVFDSCPQLKILKLSACKYLSDSSLDALYREGALPMLVELDLSYSSIGQTAIEGLLACCTNLVNVNLNGCTNLQELVCGSDDCSPVDIPVDLCPPDSAPVKSEEISERSGCLLEVLNCTGCPNIKKVVIPSMANYLHLSKINLNLSTNLKEVDLTCSNLYTLNLSNCSSLEVLKLDCPRLTNLQLLACTMLQEEELESAISLCSTLEILNVHSCPKINALDFGRLHAVCPHPEQSHRII; encoded by the exons ATGGCGGAGGGGAGGCGGATGAAGGGCGTGGAGGGTGGCGCCGGCGGGGGTGACGGGGAGCAGAGGGATGAAGACACGCGGGAGGAGCTGGAGCTCGCGCTGTCTTTGGGGCGGCGGGGCTGGCACCTGCCGCCGCGGCAGGAGCCCGCGCCCCGCTCTCTGAACTGGACGGTGGCATTTTCGGAGTGGAATCCTGATGCCGCCGGGAGCTCGCGTTCCGCGGAGAGTGTTCTGGGCCCGCAACCCGTTCCATCGGTCCGGCTAGGTGGCATGCTGGAGCGCGTCATCCTAGAGGGCCCCCATGCAGGTGGCAGTGCAGAGGCTGGGTGGGAGGACGCGGACGAAGAGGATGGAGACAGAGACCTGCTGAATAAGCGGCTTATAGTACGCAGCTTTGGCGA GGATAGCCCACAACATTCTGGTGCCAATGCTAGCTCTTTTGGCTCCGAATCACCATTTTTGCCCGTTTCTCGTGAGCGTGTTCATTTCAATCTGTCACGTTGCCCAGAACATGAATTGGAATTTGGCCTGTCACTTTTCCCAAAGGATGATGGTAATGAGAGTTCAAGGGATGCGAAGAATGAGAGAGTTAATCACGCAGAAAAATCAGGTGGAAGAAATTCTGAAGATGTTGGAATAAGAATGGATCTCTCTGATGATCTCCTGCACCTG attttctcttttttgtgtCAGAAGGATTTATGCAGAGCAGGTGTTGCCTGCAAACAGTGGCGATCTGCTAGTATGCATGAGGATTTTTGGAGGTGTTTGAAGTTTGAGAACACCAGGATATCTCTGCAGAACT TTGTTGATATTTGCCATCGTTACCAGAATGTTACAGACCTCAATTTGTCTGGTATCATAAATGCAGAGGCACTAGTGTTGGAAGCAATAATGTTCTTAAG GCATCTGAAGACGCTAACAATGGGCAAAGGACAACTGGGAGAAGCGTTTTTTCAAGCTTTGGCTGAGTGCCCATTATTGACTACTTTAGCAGTCAGTGATGCATCTCTTGGGAGTGGCATTCAAGAAGTAACTGTTAATCATGATGGATTGCGCAAACTTCACATTTTGAAGTGCCGTGCACTCAGAATATCTGTCAG ATGTTCCCAACTTCAAATACTGTCTTTGAAGCGAACTGGCATGGCTCATGTGTCGCTCAACTGTCCTCAGTTGCTTGAATTGGACTTCCAGTCCTGCCATAAGCTTTCTGACAATGCAATCCGTCAAGCTGCTACGGCTTGTCCACTGTTGGCGAAACTAGATATGTCATCTTGCTCTTGTGTTACTGATGAGACACTGCGTGAAATAGCTAGTTCATGTCCAAATCTTTCTGTTCTTGATGCATCCAACTGCCCTAACATTTCATTTGAG TCGGTGAGGCTTCCAACGTTGATAGACTTGAAACTACTAAGTTGCGAAGGAATCACATCTGCTTCCATGGCCGCAATATCTTGCAGTCGTCTGCTTGAG GCGTTAAAACTCGATAATTGCAGTCTGTTGACATCATTGTC TTTCAGTGATGGAGGTGGCTGCCCTATGCTCAGATCATTGATTCTTGACAATTGTGAG AGTTTGAGCATGGTGGAACTAAATAGTAGTTCTTTGGTTGGTCTCTCTCTTGCTGGTTGCTGTTCGATGACATTCCTGAGACTCTTGTGCCCAAATCTGCAAAATGTGAATCTTGATGGCTGTGATCATCTTGAGAGTGCGTCATTGTGTCCG GTTGGCCTTGAAACCCTAAATCTTGGAATTTGTCCAAAATTGAATGTTCTACACATCGAGTCCCCAAATATGTCTATATTGGAGCTGAAGGGTTGTGGTGTGCTTTCCCAGGCTTCCATCAATTGCCCTAGCTTGACATCTTTAGATGCTTCTTTCTGCAG ACAGCTTGTGGATGATTCACTGACTTGTACGGCAGAGGCATGCCCTCTTATCGAGCATCTCATCCTGTCCTCGTGTCTCTCTGTTGGCATTGATGGATTGTCTTCCTTGCATTGCCTTCATAAATTGACCTTGCTTGACCTGTCGTACACATTTTTGATCAATTTGAAGCCTGTTTTTGACAGTTGTCCACAGTTAAAG ATCTTAAAACTTTCAGCCTGCAAGTATCTGAGTGACTCATCATTAGATGCCCTCTACAGAGAGGGTGCTCTTCCGATGCTTGTTGAGCTAGATCTGTCCTACTCATCCATCGGACAGACTGCAATAGAAGGTCTTCTTGCATGCTGTACAAATTTGGTTAATGTGAACTTAAACGGATGTACAAACTTGCAAGAATTAGTGTGTGGATCAGATGATTGCAGTCCTGTTGATATACCAGTTGACCTTTGCCCTCCTGATTCTGCACCAGTCAAGAGTGAAGAGATCAGTGAGCGATCTGGTTGTCTGCTTGAAGTTCTCAACTGTACTGGATGTCCAAATATTAAGAAAGTTGTTATTCCTTCAATGGCAAACTATCTACATTTGTCCAAAATCAATCTTAATCTGTCAACAAACTTGAAGGAAGTGGATTTAACATGCTCCAATCTGTACACATTAAACTTGAG CAACTGTAGCTCACTGGAGGTTCTGAAGCTTGATTGCCCAAGATTAACCAACCTCCAGCTTCTG GCATGCACCATGTTGCAAGAGGAGGAGCTAGAATCTGCAATATCCCTCTGTAGCACGTTGGAGATCCTCAATGTACACTCTTGCCCAAAG ATCAATGCGCTGGATTTTGGCAGGCTCCATGCGGTTTGTCCGCATCCAGAGCAGTCTCATCGCATAATCTGA